Within Acidobacteriota bacterium, the genomic segment GTGTGCCTGGTGCTCCTGATCATCTTCATGGTGGTCACTCCTCTGCTGCAGAAGGGCGTTCCGGTCAATCTCCCCACCGCCAGGAACCCCGAAGCCCAGCCCGAGAAGGAGAGCAACATCAACATCTCCCTCCAGGAGGACGGCAAGCTCTATTACGGAGCCAAGTGGATCCCCGGGGACGTCCTCCAGGAGAGCCTTCAGGAGGACTACGCCCGGAACCCCGGCCGCGATGTGTACATCAAGGCGGACAAGCGCGTGGAGTTCGTCTACGTGAAGGACGTGCTCCGCACGGTCCAGTCGGTGGGCTTCAAGGGCGTCGGGTTGGTGGCCCAGCACGTGGATGAAAAGGGCAACCCCGTCACCGGTAACGCCGCGGGGGCCGTCGCCTCCGGCACGGCGGGAAAGAGCTAAGGGAGGCGCGGTCCCATGTCGATGAACGTCTCCAAGGGCCATGGCGCCATGTCCGACATCAACGTGACGCCGCTGGTGGACATTCTCCTGGTGCTGATCATCATCTTCATGGTGATCACGCCCATCCTCCAGAAGGGCTTCACGACGCAGGTGCCCCCCAAGGCGCCTCCGTCCACCAACCCCAGCCAGAGCAACGCGATCGT encodes:
- a CDS encoding biopolymer transporter ExbD, with protein sequence MSMNVGDKKSLNADINITPFADVCLVLLIIFMVVTPLLQKGVPVNLPTARNPEAQPEKESNINISLQEDGKLYYGAKWIPGDVLQESLQEDYARNPGRDVYIKADKRVEFVYVKDVLRTVQSVGFKGVGLVAQHVDEKGNPVTGNAAGAVASGTAGKS
- a CDS encoding biopolymer transporter ExbD, which translates into the protein MSMNVSKGHGAMSDINVTPLVDILLVLIIIFMVITPILQKGFTTQVPPKAPPSTNPSQSNAIV